In Drosophila yakuba strain Tai18E2 chromosome 2R, Prin_Dyak_Tai18E2_2.1, whole genome shotgun sequence, a single genomic region encodes these proteins:
- the LOC6529296 gene encoding WD repeat-containing protein 48 homolog, whose product MLTHKTCQARKKMQVSFVIRDAEEKQHRNGVNALQLDANNGKLYSAGRDAIIRVWNTRTDSSEKYIQSMEHHNDWVNDIVLCCNGRNLISASCDTTVKVWNAQKGFCMSTLRTHRDYVQALAYAKDREQVASAGLDKAIFLWDVNTLTALTASNNTVTTSSLTGSKDSIYSLAMNPSGTVIVSGSTENILRIWDPRTCMRSMKLRGHTENVRCLVVSPDGNQVVSGSSDGTIKVWNLGQQRCVQTIHVHKEGVWSLLMSENFQYIVSGSRDRNIIVTEMRNPSNKTLVCEEQAPVLSLGYNIDKTGVWATTWNSDIRCWKLPMYDRCTMNSSGGMDAQWTQGGTEVACIKGGAAIKECAVLNDKRYIITKDSQDQVVVYDVLRVVKKEQLGAVDYEAEVKKRNKQVYIPNWFTVDLKTGMPTIVLGQEEVDCFSAWVSIEAGLPECVDPTTEIKINYGKLLLEALLEYWTPPHSIPPNEMEPDMHGNGYFQVPKHTPVIFSEVGGRTVCRLLVRDAAGDSESTLLHETAPQWVTDVVIEKNIPKFLKIPFFLQPHPQMTKPERTKKDRLVANEFIQCRKVCEHVLEKVLNAETTPSGGNANNSLQNSQSDANSEGSQLPAEERIELWCNDVVVDPNMDLRTVRHFIWKQSTDLTFQYKTKQNFNYDGSIGDSLERVTRKY is encoded by the exons ATGTTGACGCACAAAACTTGTCAGGCACGTAAGAAAATGCAG GTTTCCTTCGTGATACGGGACGCCGAGGAGAAACAGCACCGGAATGGCGTCAACGCACTGCAGCTGGATGCCAATAACGGCAAGTTGTACTCCGCCGGACGCGACGCCATCATCCGAGTGTGGAATACACGGACGGACTCCAGCGAGAAGTACATACAATCGATGGAGCACCACAATGACTGGGTCAACGACATAGTACTTTGCTGCAATGGCAGAAACC TTATTAGCGCCAGCTGTGATACCACGGTGAAGGTGTGGAACGCCCAGAAGGGCTTCTGCATGTCCACCCTGCGGACCCATCGCGACTATGTGCAGGCGTTGGCATACGCCAAGGATCGGGAGCAGGTGGCCAGCGCTGGACTCGACAAGGCCATCTTCCTGTGGGACGTGAACACACTGACCGCCCTCACGGCGAGCAATAACACGGTTACCACCTCTAGTCTAACCGGGTCCAAGGACTCCATCTACAGCTTGGCCATGAACCCATCGGGCACAGTAATTGTGAGCGGGTCCACGGAGAATATACTGCGTATCTGGGATCCCCGCACCTGTATGCGCAGCATGAAGCTGCGAGGCCATACGGAGAACGTGCGCTGCTTGGTGGTCTCGCCCGATGGAAACCAGGTGGTGTCTGGCAGCTCCGACGGCACGATTAAGGTGTGGAACCTGGGTCAGCAGCGCTGTGTTCAAACCATCCACGTACACAAGGAGGGCGTGTGGTCGCTTCTGATGAGCGAGAACTTCCAGTACATCGTTTCCGGCAGCCGGGATCGCAACATCATTGTAACCGAGATGCGAAACCCCAGTAACAAGACGCTTGTGTGCGAGGAGCAGGCGCCCGTGCTTAGTCTGGGCTACAACATAGACAAGACTGGGGTGTGGGCCACTACCTGGAACTCGGACATTCGCTGCTGGAAGCTGCCCATGTACGACAGATGTACAATGAATTCCTCGGGCGGAATGGACGCCCAGTGGACACAGGGCGGCACTGAGGTGGCTTGCATTAAAGGCGGTGCCGCCATCAAGGAGTGCGCGGTGTTGAACGACAAGCGTTATATAATAACCAAGGATTCACAAGATCAGGTCGTGGTGTACGATGTGCTGAGAGTAGTCAAAAAAGAGCAATTGGGCGCCGTTGACTACGAAGCGGAGGTGAAGAAGCGTAATAAGCAGGTTTACATTCCAAACTGGTTCACTGTTGATCTGAAAACCGGG ATGCCAACGATTGTATTGGGCCAAGAGGAAGTCGATTGCTTTTCTGCTTGGGTTTCCATTGAAGCTGGGCTGCCGGAGTGCGTCGATCCCACAACAGAGATTAAG ATCAACTATGGCAAACTGCTTCTAGAAGCACTGCTAGAGTACTGGACACCACCGCATAGCATACCACCAAACGAAATGGAACCCGATATGCATGGAAATGGCTACTTCCAAGTGCCCAAGCACACGCCCGTCATCTTTAG TGAAGTGGGCGGCCGCACTGTTTGCCGACTTTTAGTACGCGATGCGGCTGGCGATAGCGAAAGTACCCTGCTCCATGAAACAGCGCCACAGTGGGTGACTGACGTGGTAATCGAGAAGAACATTCCCAAGTTCCTCAAAATACCGTTCTTCCTGCAGCCCCACCCGCAAATGACCAAGCCGGAACGAACGAAGAAG GATCGTCTGGTGGCTAATGAATTTATTCAGTGTCGCAAGGTCTGCGAGCACGTGCTTGAAAAGGTGCTGAATGCGGAAACTACTCCAAGTGGGGGCAATGCTAACAATTCACTGCAGAATAGCCAGAGCGATGCTAATTCAGAGGGATCCCAACTGCCAGCTGAGGAACGAATTGAACTGTGGTGTAATGATGTG GTTGTGGACCCCAACATGGACTTGCGTACGGTGCGCCACTTCATCTGGAAGCAGTCGACCGATCTTACGTTTCAGTACAAGACCAAACAGAATTTCAACTACGATG GTTCGATCGGGGATAGCTTGGAGCGCGTGACGCGCAAGTATTGA
- the LOC6529297 gene encoding protein Vhl, whose product MALQIAQNNRDGQQLVGADQGKVEVYVLFANTTYRTLDLYWVCERDRENMYLTLKPFEEVRVNTFTTHSWLFRDYYTGERMHVRSQRIFQPIRVRVPKNQHSPDQLVDVRSEVLIHFPMRSLRENCLWLVARWLIRTSNAPRRIIHGYHIPSTLKQQLLSLLTCIESYSRVAGTRRRR is encoded by the coding sequence ATGGCGCTCCAGATAGCGCAGAACAACCGCGACGGCCAGCAGCTGGTGGGCGCTGATCAGGGAAAGGTGGAGGTGTACGTGCTGTTTGCAAACACCACATACCGCACCCTGGACTTATACTGGGTGTGCGAGCGGGATCGGGAGAACATGTACCTCACCCTCAAGCCCTTCGAGGAGGTCCGGGTGAACACGTTCACCACTCACAGCTGGCTGTTCCGGGACTACTACACGGGCGAACGAATGCACGTACGCTCGCAGAGGATCTTTCAGCCGATCCGGGTGCGGGTGCCCAAGAACCAGCACAGTCCGGACCAGCTGGTTGACGTGCGCAGCGAAGTGCTGATTCACTTCCCGATGAGATCGTTACGTGAAAACTGCCTATGGCTGGTTGCGCGCTGGCTGATCCGAACGAGCAACGCGCCACGGAGGATTATCCACGGATACCACATACCCTCGACGCTGAAGCAACAGCTTCTCAGCTTGCTCACCTGCATCGAGTCCTATTCCCGAGTGGCAGGCACCCGACGACGGCGTTAG
- the LOC6529298 gene encoding trafficking protein particle complex subunit 2-like protein: protein MAFCIAVIGKDNAPLYLTTSDMEQELDLQYHVNAALDVVEEKCLIGKGAPESKELYLGLLYSTENHKIYGFVTNTRVKFIVVIDSSNVALRENEVRAIFRNLHLLYTDAVCNPFYIPGESLTSKKFDRAVQKLMSGTA from the exons atgGCATTTTGCATAGCTGTAATTGGCAAGGAT AATGCCCCCCTGTACCTGACCACATCCGACATGGAGCAGGAACTGGACTTGCAATACCACGTAAACGCCGCTTTGGATGTCGTGGAGGAGAAGTGTCTGATTGGCAAGGGAGCTCCGGAGTCCAAGGAGCTGTACCTGGGACTGCTCTACTCGACGGAGAACCACAAAAT CTACGGGTTTGTGACAAACACTCGGGTGAAATTCATAGTGGTCATCGACTCCAGCAACGTTGCTCTTCGGGAAAACGAAGTGCGAGCG ATCTTCCGAAATCTCCACTTGCTCTACACAGATGCCGTCTGCAATCCCTTTTACATTCCCGGCGAATCACTGACTTCCAA GAAGTTCGATCGTGCTGTCCAGAAATTGATGAGCGGCACTGCCTAG
- the LOC6529299 gene encoding cuticular protein 47Eg, which produces MKFFIAFACLLAVALANENANVLRSEQDVNVNNFKYAYELDNSVDVKQEGNLKDKEWVVNGQQAWQSPEGVPVSIQYVADANGYQVVSANPPLPTPPPIPEAILRSLEYIAGHPPKQ; this is translated from the exons ATGAAGTTCTTC ATTGCCTTCGCCTGCCTGTTGGCCGTCGCCCTCGCCAACGAAAACGCCAATGTTCTCCGTTCCGAGCAGGATGTGAATGTGAACAACTTTAAGTACGCTTATGAGCTGGACAACTCGGTCGATGTGAAGCAAGAGGGTAACCTTAAGGACAAAGAGTGGGTAGTGAACGGACAACAGGCGTGGCAATCTCCTGAAGGTGTACCCGTTTCCATCCAATACGTTGCCGATGCCAACGGTTACCAAGTGGTGTCTGCCAACCCTCCTCTGCCCACCCCACCCCCAATCCCAGAGGCCATCCTGCGTAGCCTGGAGTACATTGCCGGCCACCCACCCAagcaataa